The window TGTTCGCCGGCCTTGAGCATCACTTTCTGGAAGTTTTTCAGTTCCTTGATCGGACGGATCATCGAACCGGTTTCGTCCTGAATGTACAACTGCACCACGGTTTCACCGTCACGCTTGCCGGTGTTTTTCACCGTGACGCTGGCGTCGAGCTTACCGGTCTTGTTCAGCGTGGATGACGACAGTGCCATGTCGCTCAGGCTGAAGTTGGTGTAACTCAAGCCATAGCCGAACGGGAACAGCGGGCCGGTGGTGTCATCGAAATACTGTGAGGTGTAGTTGCCCGGTTTGCCCGGCGTGAACGGCCGGCCAATGGTCAGGTGGTTGTAGTAAGTCGGAATCTGGCCCACCGAACGCGGGAAGGAAATCGGCAGTTTGCCCGACGGGTTGTAGTCGCCGAACAGCACGTCGGCGATGGCGTTGCCGCCTTCGGTGCCACTGAACCAGGTTTCCAGAATCGCGTCAGCCTGTTCTTTCTCTTCGAGGATCGACAGCGGACGGCCGTTCATCAACACCAGCACCAGCGGTTTGCCGGTGGCTTTCAAGGCGCGGATCAGTTCACGCTGGTTTTCCGGGATGTTCAGGTCGGTACGGCTCGACGATTCGTGGGACATGCCACGGGACTCGCCCACAGCGGCAACCACCACGTCGGCATCCTTGGCGGCTTTCACCGCTTCGTCGATCAGCACGTTCGCCGGGCGCGGATCATCGACCACTTCCGGCGCATCGAAGTTGAGGAAGTTCAGGTAGTCGAGGATTTTCTTGTCGCTGGTGATGTTGGCACCACGGGCATAGATCAGCGTCGATTTATCGCCCAACGCAGTGGTCATGCCGTCGAACAGGGTCACCGATTGCGCCGGACGACCCGCCGCGGCCCAGCTGCCCATCATGTCGATCGGCGCCTTGGCCAGCGGGCCGACCAGGGCAATTTTCGCGGTCTTCTTCAGAGGCAGGGTTTCGTTCTGGTTCTTCAGCAACACCAGGCTGCGGCGCGCCACATCGCGGGCCTCGGTACGGTGCAGGCGGCTGTCGGCGTAAGTGTCGGCCGGATCATCCTCGGCTTTGCCGATGCGCAGGTACGGATCCTTGAACAGGCCCATGTCGTACTTGGCGTCGAGCACCGCACGCACGGCGTTGTCGATGTCGCTCTGCTGGATCTCGCCGGATTTCAACAGCCCCGGCAGTTCTTTGCCGTACAGGGTGTCGTTCATGCTCATGTGGATGCCGGCCTTGATCGCCAGCTTCGCGGCTTCGCGACCGTCAGCGGCGACGCCGTGTTTGATCAGTTCGAAAATCGCCCCGTGGTCGCTGACGGCCAGGCCCTTGAAGCCCCATTCCTTGCGCAACAGGTCGTTCATCAGCCAGGTGTTGGCGGTGGCGGGCACGCCGTTGATCGAGTTCAACGCGACCATCACGCCGCCGGCACCGGCATCGATCGCCGCGCGGTACGGTGGCAGGTAGTCCTGGTACATCTTGACCGGGCTCATGTCGACCACGTTGTAGTCGCGGCCACCCTCGACCGCGCCGTACAGGGCGAAGTGCTTGACGCTGGCCATGATGCTGTCGGCCGCATTCGCGCCCGTGCCCTGGAATGCCTTGACCATCACACCGGCAATGCGCGAAACGAGATAGGTGTCTTCGCCGAAACCTTCGGAGGTACGGCCCCATCGCGGGTCGCGGGAAATATCGACCATCGGCGCGAAGGTGATATCGAGGCTGTCAGACGCGGCTTCCTTGGCGGCGATGCGCCCGGACAGACCGATGGCGTCCATGTCCCAGCTCGACGCCAGGGCCAGCGGGATCGGGAAAATGGTGCGGTGGCCGTGGATCACGTCGTAGGCGAAGAACATCGGGATCTTCAACCGGCTGCGCATGGCCGCGTCCTGCATCGGACGGTTTTCCGGGCGGGTGATCGAGTTGAACGTACCGCCGATGTTGCCGGCCGCGATCTCTTTGCGAATCAGCTCCCGGGGCATTTCCGGGCCGATGCTGATCAGGCGCAACTGGCCGATTTTTTCATCGAGGGTCATTTGCTTCATCAAATTGCTGACGAAGGCTTCCTTGTTCTCCAGGGGTGCGGGCGTCGTGGCGGCCAATACGTTATGACTGGCCAGGCTGACGAACAGGCCCAGCAAACACAGCTTCTTCATGAATAGTTTTCTCAAGGGCCCAAACGGCGAGGTACACGCCGGCCAGCCAAAATTTAGGGAGCGACTATTGTTGTTCGGGTGCCGATTCAAAAAATGCCGGATGCAGTTTTTTGCGCAGGGCATCTTTTAGCCCATTGCCCCGATGCAATCCAGTGGCGCGGCCGATTATGCCCGAAGAGCCGGCCGAGAGGGTTGCCGGTTGTTTTTTCAATGAATGTGAAGGGAGCATCACTGATATGAATGTACGAGAGTCCTACCGGTCGAGGCTGCAAATCGCCACCTTGCTGGTGCTGGCCACGCTGCTGACCGCTTGCGGCATCAACAACATCCCGACCCTCGATGAGCAGGCCAAGGCCGCTTGGGGCCAGGTGCAGAACCAGTATCAGCGCCGCGCCGACCTGATTCCCAACCTGGTGGAAACCGTCAAGGGTTACGCCGCCCATGAGAAAGAGACCCTGACCGCGGTGATCGAGGCGCGGGCCAAGGCCACTTCGATCCAGGTCGACGCCTCGACCCTCGACAACCCGGAAAAACTCAAGCAATACCAACAGGCACAGGATCAGCTCAGCGGCGCCTTGAGCCGGCTGATGGTGGTGTCCGAGCGCTATCCGGACCTGAAGGCCAACCAGAACTTCCTCGCGTTGCAATCGCAGCTCGAGGGCACCGAAAACCGGATCAGCGTGGCGCGGCGCGATTTCATCCTCGCGGTGCAGAATTACAACACCGAGATTCGCACGTTCCCCGGCCGCCTGTGGCACAGCGTGATGTACAGCAACCTGCCGGTGCGCGAGACCTTCGAAGCCACGCCGGGGTCGGAAAAACCGCCCGAGGTTAAATTCTGATCGGTGCGTCACCACGGACGAGGTTCCCCATGCGCGTGTTGAAAGCTGGCCTGGTGTTGTTGCTGTGGGTGTTTGCCCTGGCGGTCCAGGCCGAATTGAAGTTCCCGGAGCTGACCGGGCGGGTGGTGGATAACGCCCAGATGATCGAGCCCTCGGTGCGTGAGCAGCTTGCGCAGCAGTTGCAGGCCCATGAGAAGGTCACGGGTGAACAGCTTGTGATCGTGACGTTGCCGGACTTGCAGGGCGCCGACATCGCCGACTTCGGCTATCAACTGGGCCGCTACTGGGGCATCGGCCAGAAAGACAAGAACAACGGCGCATTGCTCATAGTCGCCCGTGATGAGCGCAAACTACGAATTGAAGTCGGTTATGGTCTGGAAGATCGCCTGACCGACGCCCAGAGTTCGGTGATCATCAATCAGGTCATCACCCCGGCATTCAAGACCGGTAACTTCAGCAAAGGGATCAGCGACGGCGTGGCGGCGATGCTGGTTGTGCTGGGCGGCAATCCGCTGGACGAGCCGTCGACGGTGTATGAATCCGGCGGCGACCCGAGTGATGATTTTCTCTCGCGGCATCCGGGGCTGTTTGTGTTTCTGGTGTTGCTGTTCATCCTGACGGTGTTTGTTTGCCAGATGCTCGGTATCCTTCCCGCCGGCCGTGGCGGCTCCGGTGGTTCCGGAGGCGGTTTCGGTGGCGGTGGTGGTTTTGGCGGCGGTGGAGGCGGGGGCTTCAGCGGCGGTGGGGGCAGTTTCGGTGGCGGTGGTTCGTCCGGCGGCTGGTAACAATAAAAATGAGCAGGCACTTCACGACATGGCATTACTGACTGAACACGAACAACGCAAAGTCGCCGAGGCAATCGCCCGGGTCGAGCGCGACACCGACGCGGAACTGGTGACCGTGCTCGCGGCGCGCGCCGACGACTATGCGTACATTCCGCTGCTGTGGGCCAGCCTGCTGGCGCTGGTGGTGCCGGGGATCGTGCATTACCTGACTGGCTGGCTGACCCTGCACAACCTGTTGCTGGTGCAATGGGTCAGCTTCATCGTTCTGTGCCTGGTCTTCCGGATTCCGAAAGTCACCACTCACTTGATCCCCCGTTCAGTGCGTCACTGGCGCGCCTCGAACCTCGCGCGCCGGCAGTTCCTGGAGCAGAACCTGCACCACACCGTGGGCAGCACCGGCATCTTGATTTTCGTCTCTGAAGCCGAGCGTTATGTGGAAATCCTGGTGGACGAGGGGATTTCCAGCCGCCTCGACAACAAGAACTGGGACGCGATTGTCGCCGCGTTCACCCAGCAGGTGCGGCAGGGGCAGACGCTGCAAGGCTTTGTCAGCTGCGTCGAGGCCTGCGGCGAACTGCTCAAGGTACATGTGCCGGTGACGCACGTGCGCAATGAGTTGCCGAACCGGTTGGTGGTGTTGGGGTAAAGGGCGAATTCAAGCCGTTCGGTAAATAACTGCGTGTCCCGAACGGTCATCCCCCCTAAAATACCCGCCATTCCCCGATCCGCCCCGCCTGAGGCCGTTTTTTTCATGTCTGTCACCGCCACTCCCGCCAGCCTCGCGCCGGATCATCACGCCCAGTTCATCGAACTGCTGCAAACCAGCCTTGAGCAAAACGCCTTCATTAAACTGGTGCTGGCCAAGTACGCAGGCACCGAGACCGACCTGCAGCGGATCATCATCAAACCGGTGACGGTCAAGGCGCAGCCGTGCCTGTCCTTCGTTTACCGCTACAAGACCCGTGACATCACCAAGAATCTGCCGCTCGAAGAAGGCGTGACGCACATTGCCGACCTACTGCCGGCGTCGTTCAAAAATGCGCATTTGCTGTCCCTGACCGACGAAGCCCAGCTCGAATACAGCAAAAAGGGCAAGAGTTCGCTGTTCAAGAGCAAACCTCAGCAATTGCGCGAAGTGCCATCCGCCGAGCACAACCGTGAGAAAAACCGTTTCCTGGACTTGAGCCGGCCGTTCCTCGCCGACCTCGGCGTGACCAACAGCAAGCACGAGCTGATCCCGGCGATGTCGCGCAAGTGGAAGCAGATCAACAAGTTCATCGAAGTCTTCAGCCATGCGCTGACCTCGTCGCCGCTGGCGCTGGACAAACCGGTGCGCGTGGCGGACTTCGGTTCGGGCAAGGGTTACCTGACCTTCGCCATCCACGATTACCTGCGCAATACTCTGAACGCCGAAGGCGAAGTCACCGGCGTCGAGCTGCGTGAGGACATGGTCACTCTGTGCAACACCGCGGCTGCCAAACTTGAGCACCCGGGGTTGGTGTTCAAATGTGGTGATGTGCGCAGCGTGGCGCCGAGCGAATTGGACGTGATGATTGCGCTGCACGCCTGCGACATCGCTACCGACTACGCGATTCACACCGGCATTCGCTCCGGCGCATCGATCATCATGTGCTCGCCGTGCTGCCACAAGCAGATCCGCCTGCAAATCCAGAGCCCGGCACTGCTCAAACCGATGCTGCAATACGGCTTGCACCTGGGTCAGCAAGCCGAAATGGTCACAGACAGCTTGCGTGCGCTGTTCCTCGAAGCCTGTGGTTACGAGACCAAGGTGTTCGAGTTCATCTCACTGGACCACACCAACAAGAACAAGATGATCCTGGCGGTCAAACGCGCCGAGCCGGTTGATCCGGCCCAGCTGTTGGTGAAGATTCAGGAACTGAAGGATTTCTACCACATCAGCGAACATTGCCTGGAAACGCTGTTGCGCGCTGATGGTTACCTCTGATGGTGACCCTGTAGGAGCACAGCTTGCTGGCGATAGCGATCTTGAGGGCGCCATCGCCGGCAAGCCGTGCTCCTACAGGATTATGTCGTGGCTACTCGTGCCGGAACGACCGCCGTCTTGCGCCCCAGCACCACCGTCACAATCACCCCGGCCGCAAACAGCCAGGTAATCGGTTCGACGTGTTCACCGAAGAACAACGCCGAAAACGCGATGGTGAAGAAAATCTGCAGCAACTGGATCTGACTGACCCGGGCAATGCCACCCATGGCCAGCCCGGCGTACCAGGCAAAGAAGCCGATGAACTGCGAAAACAGCGAGACGTAACCGAAGGCCCACCAGGTCTTGGTGGAAATCTCGCCCTGATGTTGCAGTGCCAGATACAGGACCGGGCCGATCAGCAGCGGCGTCGACAGCACCAGCGCCCAGCAGATCACCTGCCAACCGCCCATCTCCTTGGCCAACCGGCCACCTTCGGCATAACCCAACCCACCCACCGCAATCGCCCCGAGCATCAGCAAGTCACCGGCCTGAATGCTGCCGGCACCGCTGATCAGCGCATAACCGAGCACCAATGCACTGCCCAGTGCGGCGCAGGCCCAGAAGGCTTTTGACGGACGTTCATGGGACAACCACGCCGCATACAGCGCCACGCACAGCGGTTGTAGGCCATTGACCAACGCGCCGTGGGATGCCGGCAAGGTTTGCATGGCCCAGGCTGACAACACCGGGAAACCGAGGATCACGCCGGCAATCACCAGGCTCAGGCCTTTGACCTGCTTCCAGGTCGGCCACTTTTCCCGGCGCCACAGCAACAGCAACGCTGCCGGAACCGCCGCGAACAATGCGCGGCCGAGGCCGTTGAGCAGCGGGTGGAGTTCCTGCACGACAATCCGTGTGAAGGGCAGGGTGAGGCTGAAAATCACAACGCCGAGCAGGCCCAGGGCCATGCCGGTGTTTTCGCGGGAGGACATGATGGCAACCAGAATCGTGGAGGGTGGGGTTATCTAGCCATAAACCCGTGAATTTGGCGCTTACAGCTGGCCGCAGAAATATCCGTACAGTTTTGGGTTCATCTTTGTGGCGAGGGAGCTTGCTCCCGTTCGGCTGCGAAGCAGTCGCAAAACCTGTCGGCTCGGTGTTGCTCAAAAAACGCAGGGGCCGCTTCGCTGCCCAGCGGGAGCAAGCTCCCTCGCCACAAAAGCCAAGGCCGATTTATATGTGGCGTAGTAGCCAGTTGTTACCCGACCCGCCGGAATCGGACTACCTTGAATACTCCTACGCATTCTCCAGAGGAGTCCTCCCCATGGCAGCGAAAAAGATTCTGATGCTGGTCGGCGATTTCGTCGAAGACTACGAAGTGATGGTGCCGTTTCAGGCGCTGCTGATGGTCGGCCACACCGTTCACGCGGTTTGCCCAGACAAAACCGCCGGCCAGACCGTGCGTACGGCGATCCATGACTTCGAAGGCGACCAAACCTACAGCGAAAAACCCGGTCACCTGTTTGCCCTGAACTTCGACTTCGCCAAGGTCAAAGCGGCGGATTACGACGCGGTGCTGATCCCGGGCGGTCGTGCGCCGGAGTACCTGCGCCTGAATGAAAAAGTCCTGGAACTGGTACGCGACTTCGACAAGGCCGGCAAGCCGATTGCCGCGGTGTGTCACGGTGCGCAATTGCTCGCAGCGGCAGGGATTCTCGAAGGTCGTGAATGCAGCGCTTACCCGGCCTGCGCTCCGGAAGTGCGTCTGGCCGGCGGTACGTTCATCGACATCCCGGTGACGGACGGCCATGTTCAAGGCAATCTGGCCACGGCACCTGCCTGGCCTGCCCACCCGAACTGGCTCGCCGGTTTTCTTGGACTGCTGGGCACGAAAATCACGCTGTAACGAGGAACCTGTCCATGTGCGAGCTCTACGTCAAGGCCGACCCGATTCTCTACGAATCTCGCTCCCGCTCGCTGCGCATCTGCGGAGTGGTGACCACGCTGCGGCTGGAGAATCAGTTCTGGGACATCCTCAGTGAAATCGCCGAGGACGACGGCATGACCACCAATCAGTTGATCGCCAAGCTGTATGAAGAGGTGATGGACTACCGCGGCGAAGTGGTGAATTTCGCCTTGTTCTTGCGGGTGAGTTGTACGCGGTATTTGAGTCAGCGGCGGGTGAATTCGCCGGAGTTGTCGGTGGTAAAACGTTCAGTCAAATAGGTTTGCGGCGTGCTTACTGGCCCCATCGCCAGCAGGCTGGCTCCCACAGTTGATTGGGTACATCAGTCCAATGTGGGAGCCAGCCTGCTGGCGATAGGGCCGGTTCAGGCGACAGAAACAGCAGGCTGGTCTTTACTCTGAAGCGCGCAATCTCTCAATCGCCAAGGAGAAACAGCATGTCCGGATGGTACGAAGTGAGCAAAAGCAGCAGCGGTCAGTTCAGGTTTGTGCTGAAGGCGGCGAATGCCGAAACCATTCTGACCAGTGAGCTGTACACCACCCGCGCCGCAGCCGACAAAGGCATTGCGTCGGTCCAGACCAACAGCCTACTGGATGAGCGCTACGAGAAGAAAAGCACCAAGGATGGCCATCCTTACTTCAATCTGAAGGCCGGTAACCACGAGATTATCGGCAGCAGCGAATCGTATTCCTCCGATGCCGCGATGGAGAAGGGCATTGCCAGTGTGAAGGCCAACGGGCCGACCAAAGTGATCAAGGACAAGACCTTGCCCGTACTCTGAAAACACCGATGATCTAATGTGGGAGCGGGCTTGCTCGCGAATGCGGAGTGTCAGGCAATAGGGTTGTGACTGGCATACCGCATTCGCGAGCAAGCCCGCTCCCACATTTGTTTATGTGAGTCCTGAGGTCAGCGCAAGGTTTTCAACAGACCTTGTAGCTGACTGACACCTGCCTCACCCAACGGGAACACCGGCAACCGCGGATCACCCACTTCCAGCCCGATTTGGCGCAAACCCGCCTTGATCGTCGCCGGCAAACCGCCCTTCAGAATGAAATCGAGCAACGGCAACTGGCGATAGAACAGTTCGCGCGCCTTGCCCAGATCATTGGCCAGCACTGCTTCATACAAATCCAGGTTGAGCTGCGGGATCAGGTTTGGCGCCGCCGTGCACCAGCCTTTGGCCCCGGCCGCGAAGGCTTCCAGCGCCAGCGGGTTGCAGCCGTTGTAGAACGGCACCCGGCCTTCGCCCAAGCGTTGCAGCTGATGCATGCGCTGGATGTCGCCGGTGCTCTCCTTGACCATGGTCACGTTTTCCACGCCGTTGACGATGCGCAGGATCAGATCCACCGACATGTCGGTGCCGCTGGTGGCCGGGTTGTTGTAGAGCATGATCGGCACGCCGATGCTGTCGCCGATGGCGCGGTAGTGAGCGAGGATTTCCGCTTCGCTGAGTTTCCAGTAGGACGTCGGCAGCACCATCACCACGTCGGCGCCGTGGGCCTCGGCGAAACGTGCGCGGCGCACCGCTTTGGCGGTGGTCAGGTCGGACACGCTGACGATGGTCGGCACGCGTTTGGCCACGTGCTTGATGCTGAACTCGGCAACCTGATCCCACTCCGCGTCGCTCAGGTAAGCGCCTTCGCCGGTGCTGCCCAGTGGTGCGATTGATTGCACGCCGTCGTCGATCAAACGGTCGATGGAGCGCCCGAGCGCGTCAAGATCAACGCTTTCGCCGTTGGCGGTGAACGGGGTGATGGTGTAGCCGATAATGCCGTGAATGTTTGCGGTGGACATGGTGTCTCTCCGTTGAAAAAGGTCTGGATTCAGTTCAGGCAATCGGCGTGTTGGCGCAGGTTCTGCCGAGCGTAGTAATTGAAAGCGGCGGCGTGGCGCTTGGGCCGGGCGATCCAGTCATGGGCTTCACGGCCCAGCTCCGGGATGATCGGCTTGATGGTCCCGGCGCTCATCGCCAGCAGCTGCAACTTGGCGGCGCGTTCGATCAGTTGCGCAATCACACAGGCCTCCTCGATGGTGGTGCCGGTGGACAACTGGCCGTGGTGGGAAAGCAGGATCGCGCGCTTGCCGCCTAGCGCACCGGCAATCAGGTCGCCTTCTTCGTTGCCCACCGGCACGCCCGGCCAGCCTTCGAGAAACGCACAGTCTTCGTAGAGCGGGCAGAGGTCCATGTGCGAGATCTGCAGTGGCACTTCGAGCATCGACAGTGCGGCAACATGGGTCGGGTGGGTGTGAATGATGCAGTTCACATCCGGCCGCGCACGGTAGACCCAACTGTGGAAACGGTTGGCCGGGTTCGGCATGCCGTGGCCTTCGAGCACTTCCAGGTCTTCGTTGACCAGCAACAGATTGCCCGCGGTGATTTCGTCGAAACCCAGGCCCAGTTGTTGAGTGTAGTAAGTGCCGGGTTGCGGGCCACGGGCGGTGATTTGCCCAGCCAGGCCGGAATCATGGCCATTCTCGAACAGAATGCGGCAGGTCAGGGCCAGCTTTTGCCGGTCGGTCCACGTATTATCCGCGAGGGTATTTTGCATCTGGCTGAGCGCTTGCTTGACCAGTTGATCTTTGGGCAGTGCTAATGTCTTCGCCATATCGGAGTCCTCTTTGGCAGGGTCATGCAAATGACACGAAAGATGCTATATGACACCTTGTGTCATGAGCAAGGACAATTCGTCGCCTCCTTGATGGATTAATCGTTTTAAATGTCTATCCGTTTGAAATTATTGAGAAAAAAACTTGGCGTAACCCTTGAGGCACTGGCGGAAAAGTCCGGCATGACCAAGAGTTACCTGTCAAAGGTCGAACGCGGGCTGAACACGCCGTCGATTGCGGCTGCGCTGAAACTGGCCAAGGCGTTGAACGTGAAGGTCGAGGAGCTGTTCTCCGAAGACAAGGTCAGCCTCGACAGCTACAGCCTGGTGCGCAGCCACGAGCGCCAGCCTTTGGGCGCCAGCGACGAAAGTCCGGGTTACGCGGTGCTGGCCCATCAGGTTAGCGAGCGCAGCCTTTTGCCGTTCATCATCTATCCGCCGACCGAATTCACCGACAAGGCCTTCAAGGAGCATTTGGGCGAAGAGTTTTTGTTCGTTCACGAAGGGCAGGTGGAAGTGGATTTCGTCAGCGAACGTGTGCTGCTGAGTCGCGGCGACGCGCTGCACTTCAACTCACAGAAACCGCACCGGATTCGCTCGGTGGGCGAGGTTCAGGCGCAGTTGCTGGTGGTGGTGCATAGCGCTGAAGAATGAGTTGGCCGGGCTTTTGTGGCGAGGGAGCTTGCTCCCGCTCGGCTGCGCAGCAGTCGTAAACCTGCCTGCCGCATTCTCTCTGAAAAAAATGCAGGGGGCCGCTTCGCAGCCCAGCGGGAGCAAGCTCCCTCGCCACAGGTTAGTGTTCGCTTCAGACCTCAACCGGTACCGTCAGCTTCGAGCTACCCAACGCATGCGTCTTCGAATCAAAAAACCGCAGCTCAACCCCGGTCCCCTCAAACGCCTTCGTGTAATGCCGTTTCTGATGCTGGATGAACGCCTTGCTGCGCGGATAAATCGAGATCGCTACCACGGCCGGTTTCGCCAGACGCAAGGCATGGATGATGTGACTGTCCTGCTCACCCAGCGCATGCCCGAAAATGCACAAACCATCACCATGGCCGAGTAACTGCTGGTAGCAGAACGACAAATAATCCGAGCTGCGAATGGTCTTGAGCTTGTCCGCACTCGGGCCTTCGTTGACGAACAGCGGCACGTCGTCGAGGGTCTTGATCGTGTTGTTGATGGCGAAATTACCGAGCAACGTGCCCTCGGTCGACATCAGCTTGCGCGCCGTGCCGTCCTGGTTGCGCACCAGGTGCAGGCCGCCGTGCAGGTACAACAAACGGGTTTTATCGGTGGCCGTGGCGCTCAGGTCGAAAGCGGGTTCGGCCCCTTGGAACAGATCGGTGATCGACTCGGGCTGGTGTTGCAGCGCCCAGTAGTTGAGCAGGTCGTAATTGGTGGTGAACACCGTGCGATAGCTGGCCAACTCCTGATTGATCGTCGCCAGTGTCGAAGGCACGACCAACCGCCAAGGGATGTGCACCGCGTGCACGGTGTTGATCAGCGCTTCCTTGATCGCGTAGTAACGATTGCGCGGCGCGGCGGAACTGACGGCCAGGGCCTTGTTGACCCGGCTGGTGGTTTTCAGCGCGCTTAGCACCTGCTCGAAACTGCGGGTTTGCATCGCCTCGAATACACTCAACTCGGAGGGGCTCAGCGGTTTTTCTTCGACGGTGCGGGCGTTTTCGAACAGCGAGTCGTAGCCGAAATCGTCCCACACCGCGCGGCTGGCGCCGTTGCCCACCAGCAGGCCGCTGAACGCGGTGCTCGTGCGCAGGGCGTTCCAGTCTTCAAGTTGGGCATCGACATCCTGGAAATCGGTCATTGCGTTGTTCGACTCACGGCAAAAAGGGGCTGATGGGCGGCGACTTTATCACGCTCGGGTGGGGAGCCTGATCAGCATCACGCAGATCATCGCCCCCAAGGCCAGCAAGGTGCAGAGCAGCGACAAGGGCCATGCCTGCGCACTGGCAATGAAACTCGCCATCGCGCCGATGGCGGCAGCCATCAGTTGATGGATGAAGCCGCTTAGCGCCATCGCATAGGCACCGCCGATAGGCGCGCCATCGTTGGCCAAAGACAGGCTGATGGGATAGTTGAGTGACTGGCCGAGCACGGCGAAGCAATAAGGCAACCAGAACAGAAGCGCTATGGAGGTGGCCGCTATGCTCCCCAGCAACATCACGGCGGTTCCGGCCAGCACCAGTCCGACACCCACTGTCATAAGCCAGAGTCGACCAGTGCGAAGTACCAGACCGTTGACCCCCAGCGCCCCCAGAAAGTACGCCGCGCTGATGGGCCATCCCAACAATCCGTACTCTACGGGTGACCAGTTGAACGGTCCTTGCAGAATCACCGGTGCAGCAGTGTTGAAGGCAATGATTACCCCGTAGCCCAAGCCCCCGGCCAGCGCCGGCAACAGAAAGTCCCGATGGCGAAGAATCTGCCAGTAGCTGGGCCATGTTGCTGACCGGGTATTTTCCTCCACGCGGGTCGCAAAAGTGATCCGCGCCACGACCACCGCCATCGCGAGACTGACGCCTCCCAACCAGTAGAAAATTGCCGGCCAGCCCAACGCCACTTGAATGATCGACCCCAGGTACTGGCCGATACCCAGTGCCACCACAAAGGAAATCGATAGCCAGGACAACGCCCTGGCCAGCAGGTCACCGCTGAAGCTGTCGCGGATCAACACCCGGGCCATCACCGAAATGCCGCTGGCCCCGATTCCCTGAAGCAGGCGCAGGACCAGAAAAGACTCCAGTGTCGAGCCCAGGGGCAACGCGAGATTTCCCAGACCGTAAATACCCAATGCCGCCAGCAGCACCGGTTTGCGGCCGATACGCTGGGCCAGGCTGCCCCAGAACAACATTGGCAGGGCCATGCCGATCAGATACACCGCCAACCCCCATGAAACCAGCGAAGCGTCGACAGTCAGTTCACGTGCAATGTCGGGCAATGCCGGCAGGTAAATGCTCATGCCCAATTGAGCGAGAAACACTGTGCTGCAGGTGACGAGGAGGGTGGTGGTGCTCTTCATTGAATCGTCCTTGGGATCAGCGGCAGACATTCCGACCGTGTACATGCAGCAGCTCGGCGATGAGTCCACAAAAATGGCGAATCAGCATGGGTTCCATATCGGCCCGCAGGGTGATTCTGATGGCGGCGTTGCCTTGCGCAACCACCGGAAAAAAAACAGCTGAGGTGAAGAAACCGAGATCGGCCAGTTTAATGGCAATACGGTTCGCCAACGTCGCTTGCCCGCAGGGAACCAAGCGAATTGCCATGTTGCTTTGGTGCTGGTCGGTTTGTATGAGGCTGTCAAAGAGCTGGATGTTGGCCTGGAGCTTTTCCTGCAACGCGATAAATTCTTGCGTGCGATGCAAGACGATAGAGGCTCTGCCCGCGCCAATGGCCGCACTGTTCAGACTTTGTGACCAATTGCTTGGGCCGCCAT of the Pseudomonas sp. MAG733B genome contains:
- the bglX gene encoding beta-glucosidase BglX, with the protein product MKKLCLLGLFVSLASHNVLAATTPAPLENKEAFVSNLMKQMTLDEKIGQLRLISIGPEMPRELIRKEIAAGNIGGTFNSITRPENRPMQDAAMRSRLKIPMFFAYDVIHGHRTIFPIPLALASSWDMDAIGLSGRIAAKEAASDSLDITFAPMVDISRDPRWGRTSEGFGEDTYLVSRIAGVMVKAFQGTGANAADSIMASVKHFALYGAVEGGRDYNVVDMSPVKMYQDYLPPYRAAIDAGAGGVMVALNSINGVPATANTWLMNDLLRKEWGFKGLAVSDHGAIFELIKHGVAADGREAAKLAIKAGIHMSMNDTLYGKELPGLLKSGEIQQSDIDNAVRAVLDAKYDMGLFKDPYLRIGKAEDDPADTYADSRLHRTEARDVARRSLVLLKNQNETLPLKKTAKIALVGPLAKAPIDMMGSWAAAGRPAQSVTLFDGMTTALGDKSTLIYARGANITSDKKILDYLNFLNFDAPEVVDDPRPANVLIDEAVKAAKDADVVVAAVGESRGMSHESSSRTDLNIPENQRELIRALKATGKPLVLVLMNGRPLSILEEKEQADAILETWFSGTEGGNAIADVLFGDYNPSGKLPISFPRSVGQIPTYYNHLTIGRPFTPGKPGNYTSQYFDDTTGPLFPFGYGLSYTNFSLSDMALSSSTLNKTGKLDASVTVKNTGKRDGETVVQLYIQDETGSMIRPIKELKNFQKVMLKAGEQKVVHFTITEDDLKFYNTQLKYAAEPGKFNVQIGLDSQDVTQQSFELL
- a CDS encoding LemA family protein, with the translated sequence MNVRESYRSRLQIATLLVLATLLTACGINNIPTLDEQAKAAWGQVQNQYQRRADLIPNLVETVKGYAAHEKETLTAVIEARAKATSIQVDASTLDNPEKLKQYQQAQDQLSGALSRLMVVSERYPDLKANQNFLALQSQLEGTENRISVARRDFILAVQNYNTEIRTFPGRLWHSVMYSNLPVRETFEATPGSEKPPEVKF
- a CDS encoding TPM domain-containing protein gives rise to the protein MALLTEHEQRKVAEAIARVERDTDAELVTVLAARADDYAYIPLLWASLLALVVPGIVHYLTGWLTLHNLLLVQWVSFIVLCLVFRIPKVTTHLIPRSVRHWRASNLARRQFLEQNLHHTVGSTGILIFVSEAERYVEILVDEGISSRLDNKNWDAIVAAFTQQVRQGQTLQGFVSCVEACGELLKVHVPVTHVRNELPNRLVVLG
- a CDS encoding TPM domain-containing protein, producing the protein MRVLKAGLVLLLWVFALAVQAELKFPELTGRVVDNAQMIEPSVREQLAQQLQAHEKVTGEQLVIVTLPDLQGADIADFGYQLGRYWGIGQKDKNNGALLIVARDERKLRIEVGYGLEDRLTDAQSSVIINQVITPAFKTGNFSKGISDGVAAMLVVLGGNPLDEPSTVYESGGDPSDDFLSRHPGLFVFLVLLFILTVFVCQMLGILPAGRGGSGGSGGGFGGGGGFGGGGGGGFSGGGGSFGGGGSSGGW
- a CDS encoding SAM-dependent methyltransferase; the protein is MSVTATPASLAPDHHAQFIELLQTSLEQNAFIKLVLAKYAGTETDLQRIIIKPVTVKAQPCLSFVYRYKTRDITKNLPLEEGVTHIADLLPASFKNAHLLSLTDEAQLEYSKKGKSSLFKSKPQQLREVPSAEHNREKNRFLDLSRPFLADLGVTNSKHELIPAMSRKWKQINKFIEVFSHALTSSPLALDKPVRVADFGSGKGYLTFAIHDYLRNTLNAEGEVTGVELREDMVTLCNTAAAKLEHPGLVFKCGDVRSVAPSELDVMIALHACDIATDYAIHTGIRSGASIIMCSPCCHKQIRLQIQSPALLKPMLQYGLHLGQQAEMVTDSLRALFLEACGYETKVFEFISLDHTNKNKMILAVKRAEPVDPAQLLVKIQELKDFYHISEHCLETLLRADGYL